From a region of the Impatiens glandulifera chromosome 4, dImpGla2.1, whole genome shotgun sequence genome:
- the LOC124936842 gene encoding uncharacterized protein LOC124936842, which yields MRIPRPNLAKLSLLSLIRCLNGCGDQAHFVSGQGTRIWNLSDRPVELQIRVGSVLKKVHNLKPGSSKRLKCKAIYKTYMPGAGAGREGLLYYYDGTCQPYVWIHDSMRDFSRMVKQQYISLEDLRDCCEIRIFRDCNKGECISVLKKPRQDLC from the coding sequence ATGAGAATTCCAAGGCCTAATCTGGCAAAACTCAGCCTTCTTTCACTAATCCGTTGCCTCAACGGATGTGGAGATCAAGCTCACTTTGTTTCCGGTCAAGGCACAAGGATCTGGAATCTGAGTGACCGACCAGTGGAATTGCAAATAAGGGTAGGATCAGTATTGAAGAAAGTTCACAACTTGAAGCCCGGATCGTCAAAAAGACTCAAGTGCAAGGCCATCTACAAGACCTATATGCCCGGTGCCGGCGCCGGCCGGGAAGGATTGTTGTATTACTATGACGGGACTTGTCAGCCTTACGTTTGGATTCATGATAGCATGAGGGATTTCTCGAGAATGGTGAAACAACAATATATTAGCCTTGAAGATCTAAGAGATTGTTGTGAGATTAGAATCTTTAGGGATTGTAATAAGGGGGAATGCATATCTGTTTTGAAGAAACCTAGGCAGGATTtatgttga